The Rutidosis leptorrhynchoides isolate AG116_Rl617_1_P2 unplaced genomic scaffold, CSIRO_AGI_Rlap_v1 contig288, whole genome shotgun sequence sequence TGAGAGATATtcagacttatatatatatatatatataggagaagATTACTTGCGTATGAAGTAACCTAATCCGATTTAATTTTTTACTTTTAGGGCAAGTAACAAGTCTTTTATAATTGCAAGTATTTCTTTGTATATACTAAACAGGATTAAGGCTGATAGCTTTCTCTGGTGATAACAGCTTTCTCTTGTTCTGAATTTGGTCGATTAACGTTTACGTCTGTGAACCAAATTTTTCATTATGAAACTTTTATGGCCTGACGATGAACGGAATTACAAAGTACCTAAGCCTCGTCCAACCCCTACAATTCAAATTCTGATGTGTTTCAACCTGAACCCAAATTGTTTACATCCCTGCAATACAAATCAACATATAAACTTTTGCGTAGGCTTCAACGAAAAATCACTAGAAAACCAAAACAATAATCAGTTGGATGCTATTCCCCGAATTAAATACTTCAGGGTTTTATAAACCAAagcaattaattttttttttcttgaaatCAAGATACGGACTTATGTTGTTATAAATCATTGATCCGATTAGAACGGTTAAAGAAAATTTCTCCTCATTCTAAATCTTTCCATCAAGCCCATATGACTTCTTCTTCAAATTGAAGAGCTAGATAACAAATTAGAACaaagtacttcacaaaatggaGAAGCTAGGATATGATGGCAGTCATGAAATTTGAGGCGGCTGTGGTGAATGCTAACTTATTGGAAATGCCATTTCAGGGATTGAAGTATATTTGAACTAATATTCAAGAGGATGATAATGTAAGCTTGATCGTTGTTTTATGAATGATGAGCGTGTGGGACAATATTCAGGGGTGTGCTATAATGTTTTAGAAGTAGGTGTATCTGACCATTTCCCTATTGTGATCAGTTTTGGGTGTTTCCAGCAAAATAAGCCAAAGGTTTTTTGTTTTTTCAACATGTGGATGGAGCATCGGGAATTTAAGACAATTTTGAGGGAGGTATGGGAGGAACCGGTTTCTAGCAATCCTATGCATGTTTTATGGTTGAAATTGAAAGTAGTGAAGAAACGATTGAAGTTGTTAAACAAGCACGAGTTTTCAGACATTTCTAGTAGAGTTCACACTTTGAGAGATCTTTTGAAGACATTGCAAACCAATCTACAGTTGGACCCTTTAAACTGTGACTTGCAGAAGGAGGAAAGGGCTGTTGCAATTGCAATTCGTGAGGTTTTGCTACAAGAAAGGGAGTTCTATAAACAAAAGGTGAGAGTGGATTGGTTTATTCGGGGGATGTGAATACAAAGTTTTTCCATCATTCAGCTAGCCTTACAATAATTCATAAATTTGAAGTAGTCACTGAACAGGATATGATTGGACAAGCTATAGTTGAGTTTTATATTGAGTTGTTGGGTACTGAAAATTCAGGGCGTCTTGCTATTGATCCACAAAATTTTTCAAAAATAGGCCAATGTTGGATATGGAGGATGCACTTGAATCGTGTTGTCCAGTTACAGATGAGGAAGTGCAGGCTGCGATGCAGAGTATTGGAAGCAATAAAATCCCAGGTATGGACAGTTTTCATAGTTACTTTTTCAAACGAAATTGGGAAATAGTCGGTTGTGAGGTTGTGGCTGTTGTTAAAGTTCTTTTTTTTCGACTGCTAAACTTTCTAAACAGTTCAGTTCTATTGCCTTACAATAATTCCTAAATGTAAAAATCCGTCAGGTTTGACCGATTATAGACCTATAGCTTGTTGTATAGTGATATATAAGGTCATTACCAAGATATTGACGGCTAGAATGGGAGGGTATAGGTAAAATTGATAAATCCCATGCAATCTGCGTTTGTTAAAGGCCGTAATATATTTGATAACATTCTGGTTGCTCATGAATTAGTTCAAAAATATCACAAGGCTGTGGAGGAATTGATGTGTACTTGTAAGATTGACATTAAAAAAGCATATGATTCCGTTGCTTGGAAATTTTTAGAAGAAATGTTGGTAGCACTGAACTTCCCAAAACAGTTTGTAGTATGGGTGATGACATGTGTGCGGAAGGTGGCATATACATTGATGATTAATGGGAGTTATGAGAGATATTTCTTGAAAAAAAAAGATTGAGGCAGGGAGACCCTCTTTCTCCTTTATTATTTGTTGTAGTAATGGAATACTTATCACGAAGTTTGGCTCAAGTTCATAGAATTTTGTTTTCCATCGCGGTTGTGGTGATTTAAGATTGACTCATTTATGTTTTGCCGATGATTTATTCCTTTTCTGTGGTAAGGACATTAGTTCGGTAACATGGTTGAAGCAAAAGTTGTATTCATTTTATATGGTGTATGGGTTGCTTGTGAATGACATGAAGAGTTCAGTTTATGTTTGTGCTGGTGATGATAATCTTCGTGAAGAGTTTATTTTGGCAAGTGATTTTCGAGAAGGAACTCTTCCAGTGATATTTATGGGGTTGCCTCTTAAAAGCTCCAAACTTAAGAAGGAGCATTCCACTTCTCTTGTTGATAAATTTAATGAAAGGATAGCGGGATGGGCTGTTAAATTTCTTTCCTATGATGCGCGATTGGTACTAGTCAAATCAATTCTCAATAGTTTGAGTGTTTATTGGTGTACTGCTTTTTTACTCCCCAAGGCTGTGATAAGAATAATAGAAGCGAAGTGCAGAAATTATTTGTGGGTTGGGGGAAGTAGGAAAACAATGGTTTCAGTGGCATGGAAGGAAGTATGTCTTCCTAAGTGGGAGGGAGGGTTGAGGATTAATGATGTGGAATTATGGAATAAAGTTGCTCTCTGGAAGCAAGTTTAGCAAATCCTCACAGCTAAGGAGACTCTTTGGGCTCGCGGGGTGATTCAAACGAAGTTGAAGCGTTTATCATAATGGGGAGTTCATAAACCACCTGACTGTAGCTCAGCTTGGAGTGCTTGCTGAAATTACGAAGCACTTTTAAAATGTTCTATAACTATCAGCTTGGGAGTAATAAGGAGATGAGTTTTTGGTTTGATCCATGGCTTGATGGACGTGCATTGAAGAATCTGTTTCCTAACTTTTTGTTTATTGAGGCATATGTTAGAAGGAATACAAAAGTCAGTGAGGTGTGGCGTCCAGGTGGATGGAGATTGCCTGACCCTATTACTGATAAAGTAGCTACAGCTTGAGAAATGGTGAGAGCAATTCCTGAAAATGGAGAGGCGGAAGACGAGATTATTTGGATAGCTGATTCTTCAGGTAAGTACTCCATCTCTTCGGGTTATCATGCCATTCGTAGGAAGAAGAATATAGTTCCCTGATTTTATTTAGTATGGAAAGCTGGCAATGTCCCAAAGCATAGCTTTATGCTATGGATGGCTATTAAGAACAGTTTGGCAGTGAGCGGTAGACTGTTCTGGTAGGGAGTTTGTGACTTTGGTCTATGTCTTTAGTGTGGATAGAGATGGTGGATCATCTATTTTTTAGCTGTCCATTCTCATTGAGGGTCTGGATTGGAATTATGCCACATGCAGGAATTGTTCGAAGGCCTCTCAGTTGGCGTCGAGAAGTAAGGTGGTTTTTACGAAAAGCTACTAGAAAATCTATTTTAGCAAAGATAAGGATAAGTGATTTTCTGACTATAGTGAATTTTATATGGCAAGAAATGAATAATATATTGATATTCAAGGGTGAAACTTGCAATCATATCAGAGTTATAGAATCTGTTAAATAAAGTATGACAATGTCATTGATGTATATGACAAATAGAATTTTAATGTTTGGATAGATAGATGGAGATATAAAAGTGCAGGTTGTTGCACTTATATTTTAATAGTTCTAAGTTTTATATTTTCTTGGATCAATAAGGACCCGTTCGGTAGTAAAAAATTTTGTAATTTTCATAAAATCTCCGTTTTTCAATGACAATCCGTTCGGTTGCCCACTTTTcgtttttattttctttaaaaattttcataaatttttataaaaagtgGGAGAGTCTAAAATGAGCTTTTCAAGTATGAAAAAAATGGAAACAACAAGTTATGGAGTTACAGTTTGTATAACAAATTACAATCTTAACCCCAAATATATGTAATTAAAATTCATCAATACATCTTCTCTCTCTTTAACATTCCATTCACTTTCTCTCTTCGTTCTCCTCAAGTTCGAGACATCGCCCGTTGAGTTTGGTTTAGCAAAATCTCAGACTCTTCTTTTAAATACTAATCTAATGATAAGTACAACCATCAGGATGATGTACGATGAACGAGATGCTGAAAGTGACAAAAAATACGACTTCATAATTTGATTTTTCCTCCTCTTTTCGGTGGCTCCAGGTGGCGTCGTTGCCGCCTTCATCCCAATTCTATTAGCAGGACTAATTCAAAGCTCATCATCGTTAACTATTCATGAGATTAAGGTGAGAATTGGAATTTTATGGAATTAGGGATTTGAAGGTTGATTGTTGACCAAAATTACGGATTTGGATGTTGACCAACATTAGGGGTTTTGAtttgaaaaaagaaagaaaaattgggGACCAAATAAGTTTTACACAAAATTTTCAAAAAAGTAAAATTTAGAAAAAagaaaattttattaaaaaaatggaAAGAAAAAATTCCAACAGGCGCTAAAATTTTAACTAGATGACCAAAAATTGGAGGAAGCTATGCTCTAATATTTTATTACTTAGTTGATTTATGGCCTCTTTCAAAATACGTTGAATCATGATTTCTGATCATCTTTTACGATTTTATTCTTTTTATAATATTTTATTCTTTTATGaaatattatgatatgtatatatatatatatttacctaAAACACTTAATGAGAAATGCTAGAACCTCCGAAAATTTTTAGCCGAATTATAGGCCGaattttttgaaagtgacacgtgtcatatattttattaattaaattcCTCCACCAATATAATTTGATTTATCCATTTTTGCCCCTCACTGTACTTTGTCGATTCCTCTCTGATCACACATAAACATCTCTGTCAGCCAAATGAACAGTGTAGTCGCCGCCTTTGCCTCCCATTCTCGTCGTCTTTCGAAGACCATCCAGTCTGACGCAACAATTTGTCGACGAGAGGAGAGGAGAAGTGGATCGGGGATTTGGTGAAGGTCGACGGCGCTCGTAGATCTGGTGGAGACGGCAGCGAGATTGAGACAAAGCTCCGATCGATGGCGACAGGGAGATCTCGAAGTAAGGGGAAGAGGCGGCGTGGTACCGTGTTCGAAGGCGAAAAGGGAGATGGTCTGGATTGGTGTGGGCGCTGTCGCGTATGGAGTTGTGGCGTGAATTGACGGTACGGCGGGATCTCTTTCCCtcttctttttatttcattttagATTTCAGATTATGTTGGTGGAGGAGTTTAATTAGTAAAATATGACACGTGTCACGTTCAAAAAATTCGGCTAAAAATTTTCGGAAGTTCTAGCATTTCTGAACACTTAATATATCATATTTATGATGATCTCATATATAGTATTCAAGAATGCGATGGAAAACGTAAAATCGTCATATTTATGACTCATAAATATCATACCATTGAAACAAATCAAAagcttattaatattaattgtgtatAAGATAAGATAGATTTATTATTGGATTGAGAATATTTACGTAATGAACCGTATAATATGAATGCTAGTAGTTGACATTTGGATTAATCTGTGGCAAAAGAAATTCCCGCAAGGACCCAGTTATATATAATGTTTAAATCTCATGGATAAAAAAACACGGATCGGATCCCATAAAACAGTGTCAGTACTGGGTTAAGGTTTAACCCGTGTCCAAACATCACCCGACTTTTCTTTTTTATCTCTGTTGTTCGTGGTGGCATTTTCATATGATCTTCCAGAGGTTTCTGGAAAACCTCCAACGATTTCATTGACGACGGCCAGTTAAAATTCGCGCCACAAATTCTCTTTTCCTGCTTTTTGTCTGATTGAAATCGAAGCAAGAACGAAGCTCTGAGACAGTGTTAATGGAGAAAGAAGCGACGAACTCCATTGACGGCTCGAAGGAGCTCCAGTGCGTTGGCAGGTTGGAAATCGTTCGACCGAAACCAGTAGTCTTCCTATGCGGCTCCATTCCTGTTCATACTGATAAGTCCTTTCAGGACTTCAACTCTGCTCTCGTTCCCTCTAGTGAAAAGTGAGTTTTCAAATTATCTCTCTGTGTTTGTATTGTGTATTCGTGTTTGTCTGTAAATGATTTTGTGCCATTGATGAGCTGACAGAGTGACTGCTGCCCCACGCTACCGGATGCTACCAGCGGAAACGGATTTAAATACACCACCGCTTTCTCCGACTAAACCTGTGCATTCTTCTAAGGCTTCAGGAGGTACAATTCATGTATCAATCTTGTAACGATCAAGTTCTTGAAATAGAGAATGGCTTAGTTAGGATTTGACGAAAATTGAGCAAGAATTCTCTGTTGATGTGTTTCAGTATCTAAAATTATTTATCTTTGACATTTGAAATGCTAATATGTAGAAATTATTAATGCTTTTATCATGGCAGAAATACCTTGGGATGATGATGCCATATCATCTGATCTGACACGGAAATGTGAGGCCCTTGCTGTAACGGGTTTGGTGGAGTATGGAGATGAGATTGATGTGATTGCTCCTGCTGATATCCTGAAGCAGATATTCAAAATGCCTTATTCCAAGGCACGATTATCAATTGCAGTTCATCGTATTGGACAGACACTTGTTCTAAATACAGGGTTTGCATCTGAATCTTATCATTTTTCACATGTAAAAAAGTCAAAAAGATTTAACCTCTTGTTTTGTGAAGTGTAGACCTGACGTTGAGGAGGGGGAGAAATTGGTTAGGAGACATAAGAGCCAATCAACTCACGAGGGTCGATCTTTGTTTTCGAATTTTGCAAAGCACTCTGTTCGAATGGAGGCTTGTGATTGTCCACCAACCCATCCTGCCTCATCAAAAGGTAAATCCAGTTCATCTGCACTTCCAGGGAAAAATCCACCCAAGTTTGTGGGGCAGAGTGATGACGTTACACAAAATGAAGGATTCGGATGTTGTTCAGAGTATCCAAATGTCAAACAGGAAGGCTTCTATTTgggaagcaagaagaataagaaAAACAAAAGTCGTGATCCTGTAAAAAAGGCTTCGGATGTTGGCGAAATGCCCAGGTGTTCAGTTCAAGAGTCCGAGAAACGCAAAAGAGCAAGCAATGATGGGTTCTTAAGAGTTTCATTTTGGCAATTTCATAATTTTCGCATGCTTCTGGGAAGTGACTTGCTTCTGTTCAGTAATGATAAATATGTTGCTGTGAGCTTGCATTTGTGGGATGTTGCACGACAGGTGATAGAACACTTATGAAATCATTTTACAGTTTCCATCTCTTGCATCTTTCTCAATTGTTGTTGCACCTCCTGTTTCAGGTCACTCCATTGACTTGGCTTGAAGCCTGGCTTGATAATGTCATGGCAAGTGTGCCAGAGTTGGCAATCTGTTATCATCACAATGGTGTTGTTCAAGGCTATGAGCTTCTAAAAACGAATGACATATTTATGAAAAAGGGCATATCAGAGGATGGAACTCCTGCTTTCCATCCTCATGTTGTCCAACAGAATGGACTTTCTGTCTTGAGGTTCCTTCAAGAGAACTGCAAACAAGATCCTGGGGCTTATTGGGTACTGATGCCAACTTGTAGTCCTTATGTTGAAAAGCTCTTATCCCTGGCCTGTACATTTTTGTATCTGTTCTCATCATTTGCTTTGCATTTCACAGCTGCACAAAGAAGCGGGAGAAGAAGTAATTCAAATCTTTGATCTTTCTGTCATTCCAAAAAATAACTcagatgatgacgatgatggttCAACCTCTGTGCCTTCTCTGTTGCACAGATGGAGGAGTGATTCTTTGTTGTCACTGGGAACACTTCTGTATCGTATGGCCCATAAGCTTTCTCTTTCGCTGGTATttactctctccctctctctctctctgagTTGCATCAGCTTCTTAACTTGTTATTAGTTCTTTGCTTTTACTAATTAGTGAATTTGTGTTGCAGGCTCCTAACAATAAAGCCAAATGTGCCAAATACTTCAAAAAATGTTTGGAGCTTCTGGATGGGCGGGATCATCTGGTATCAGTTCTTCACTTAGATAATAATTGATCTTCAAGCTGTGCCCACCTTTTAACTTATCCTTTCATTTTCATAATTAGTGCTCTACTTGAATGTCATTGTTATTGTCCCTATAGGTTTTACGTGCGATTGCTCATGAGCAATTTGCGAGGCTTATTTTAACTGATGACGAAGAGCTGGATTTAGCTGCTGAATTTGTTCTTCTAGAATGTGGAGCTACAGTTATGGAGGCTAAAGAAGAATGCTTGGACCCTCTTATTAGTTTTCCTGAAACAGTTCACCATGGAAACGTTTGCTCTATTGTGGTAGATGATGAAGATGGAAAAGATTTTAGTTTCACATTGTCAGAAACTCCGGTAAAGATGACCGGGGAGGGAAATGCGACTGCTTCCCAGGAAATGATAGCTTCAGGTGACACCATATCAGAATCAGAAGATCCTATATGTGATAGTGATGAATCAGTCAGCACAGCATCCGCAATACCTACAGCTATGATTGAAGCGGTTCCTGATACAATCTGCTCTAAGTTAGCAGCCATACATCATGTTTCTCAAGCTATTAAGTCTCTTAGATGGATGCGACAGTTGCGAGCGAGTGAATCTGAATCGGTTGATCATTATGGCGACATTCCTGATG is a genomic window containing:
- the LOC139882579 gene encoding uncharacterized protein — encoded protein: MVRAIPENGEAEDEIIWIADSSGGVVAAFIPILLAGLIQSSSSLTIHEIKQERSSETVLMEKEATNSIDGSKELQCVGRLEIVRPKPVVFLCGSIPVHTDKSFQDFNSALVPSSEKVTAAPRYRMLPAETDLNTPPLSPTKPVHSSKASGEIPWDDDAISSDLTRKCEALAVTGLVEYGDEIDVIAPADILKQIFKMPYSKARLSIAVHRIGQTLVLNTGPDVEEGEKLVRRHKSQSTHEGRSLFSNFAKHSVRMEACDCPPTHPASSKGKSSSSALPGKNPPKFVGQSDDVTQNEGFGCCSEYPNVKQEGFYLGSKKNKKNKSRDPVKKASDVGEMPRCSVQESEKRKRASNDGFLRVSFWQFHNFRMLLGSDLLLFSNDKYVAVSLHLWDVARQVTPLTWLEAWLDNVMASVPELAICYHHNGVVQGYELLKTNDIFMKKGISEDGTPAFHPHVVQQNGLSVLRFLQENCKQDPGAYWLHKEAGEEVIQIFDLSVIPKNNSDDDDDGSTSVPSLLHRWRSDSLLSLGTLLYRMAHKLSLSLAPNNKAKCAKYFKKCLELLDGRDHLVLRAIAHEQFARLILTDDEELDLAAEFVLLECGATVMEAKEECLDPLISFPETVHHGNVCSIVVDDEDGKDFSFTLSETPVKMTGEGNATASQEMIASGDTISESEDPICDSDESVSTASAIPTAMIEAVPDTICSKLAAIHHVSQAIKSLRWMRQLRASESESVDHYGDIPDGETASINFSVCACGDAECIEVCDIREWLPTSKLDHKLWKLVLLLGESYLALGEAYKKDSQLHEALKVVELASTVYGSMPQHMEDTRFISSMNKCSTSPTGKTESYIREVKEVNSSSSCDFLTFEQFSSTYLFWPRAWTLVGDVYVELCILKTKEVSTPSKRKYSAKELLSPVVEKEVKRLKKKLGEDNQNCSSCSLVNCSCQSDRASSGSSASSSTGNARSVSFGRKHSKRPHIKSTPHSIIEDHDRKSQHMPNGNFVREAPHAAENPTLTKSLAANPGKIENVPEMHNKESDAAFSETAKTKNGGIFKYLRGDFIEDAEHNLCSALNCYVEAINALSGFPTGSEELLSIMKKKGWVCNELGRMRLERKELSKAEHAFADAINAFREVSDHTNIVLINMNLGHGRRAKAEEMVSKIESLKVHEMFQHTYKRALDTAKSEYCEALRHYGAAKSEVYALTNDGLRNEVLTQFAHTYLRLGMFLAREDITAEVYNNVIMQDMAARPTDRRVRKELRKHEISANDAIREALTVYESLGEIRKQETAFAYYQLASYQRKCCLNFLESGQKKTKLPKGESSMILKAKQYASLAEWNWKRAIDFYGPEMRPVMYLTILMERSHLSFNLWDSLHSNAMVESALCHLLEGRHIPKANFDSLKHEYPELHSRFWNQLQLLLKNMLAAALKPTSGKAALSVDPLKLRELYKMSLKTTDLDDMYSLWTS